The segment CCACGTGGGTCCCTGTTTTCCTGAGTTCCTGAATGATGGGCTTAATCTTTGTAGCAATTACATGAATAACTATTTATATCCCTTACTTCTTACTCAGGGCGCAGGTGACTGACACTCAATGAGATCTCTTTGGAAGGTGACAAAGTCATCATTTAAAGGGATAGAACAAAAAAGATAGTCTCAGATCCTTAAAAGagtcttggaaattaaaaaataccatCCTGGTAAGATTTATAATATCTACTGTCCCTATCTACTTaatgtaatgtttaatttttatacataaaaagtataaaaagaaaatacaagtataataatgatattaaaaatacaaatattaataatgcACTGCTTTGTTTCAGAGAATTTTCATTCACACTGAATGGTATAAAATATGGAATCAGGACTgaccaataaaataaacatagcCCTCCCAAATCAAGTGATTATGTAAAATAGCCACGGAAGTTCCAACCTACCtaactaaaatgtaaaagaataaattcgTCCCAAAAGTTACTAGGTAAATGTCTGAGGACTGAGTTAATTCAACTCTGTTTGAAAGAagggctgtatttttttttattgtggtaagataTGCACAACATAAAAAGGgctgtatttttaacaaaacacCAACAATTCCTGAAATCTGCCAAGAGAAGCCAAATGATGCTCATTTGTGATTAATACACTGTAAAATATAAGCTTGCAGTTATTTAAGGGTTTCTTACCTTGTTACAACCTGATGTGTATAAGCTCTATTGGGGCTCCCAAATGATTTGGCCAGGCCAAAATCTGCCAGCTTAAGAACTCCATTTTCATCTAGCAACAAGTTGTTTGGTTTTAGATCCTGTATCATGGAGGTTTTAAACGAACAAGTAAGCAGTGTGGGAGAGACTACTATAACAATACATTTAGTTGGCTAAACTTTAAACTTAGTAAAAACACGGTTATACCCCAAATTAAACAAcaatcagtatttttttcattgatgtaaaattcctatcaaattaaaacaagatttgTCATATTGTCTAGTGAGACCTTGGGTCAAGTTATCTAATTTCACTAGATTTCAATTTACCTACTTTacaaggctgctgtgaggattaaattttCTATGAAGAGACTGGTGTAATGACTGGCTCATAGTAAGAACTCGGCAAATAGTTGCTGCCATTAATTTAGTAACAATACATATATGTGaactttagtaaataaaaatattgtacatTTAGAAAGGATGAGGAACATAGTATCAAAATCTACGCTAAGAAGATATTAGCAATAACCAAAAAGGGATTCCAAATTTAAGGTATGAGAATTACTAACTATAAATTACATATTCTTAACTACTGACTTAAATGGGGTACCTAAGATCATCTGTCTATCTAAATTCTCGGTCTGTTCCAACAGCTGAATGTTCAGAACAATGACTCaatcatttcagaaattttacttcattacttcatagaattttagactactaggaatattatttttctaaaaggcaAAAGAAGGATGCCCCCTTCTGATGATAATAGCACTCAACATTCCTTTGGTATTTTAGCATTGTATAATTTAATCAAGACTCTCACTGTATTTTTTGCCCCTATAACAACTGTATAGCACAAAGAACAATAAACTTAAAGCCAAAATATTCAGGTTTTAATACTGTTAGTTATCAGCTACTgatgttgaaaatatttgtaacctTGGTCAGGTCACTTAGCAATTTAGCTCTAcatctataaaaaatattaaggacTGGGTCTCTTCCATTTCTAAATTTCACATAGTAATTTAGAATCCTTAGAACACCACCTCGTGGAACAACTGAAGGGAACACACAAAGGGAAAAGGTGGGATAAAATAGTCCAGctgtatctttatttaaaaatttacatattcagACAATTTATGTAATAAACTACATAAAACTTGACAACATAAAGAAGCAATCACACTTGGTTAAAAAGCTTACCCTATGTAGAATCCAATGTTGATGTAAATATTCTAACCCTTGAAGAGTCATCAACATGTAGGCTTTGATGTGTGACGGTGTCAGCACAAGACTATTATCTTTTATTATAACCTGTAAAGCAGGTATACAATATATTACTAACTTTATTATTCCAAATAAATGCCACCATATAAAACAATTTACAgacataaaatgaatttattcataCAGGAAAATCTTAAGAGAGGTTGCCTAACTCCTTAGGAAGCACGTCAGAATTTCCAGTCAAGCGAATAGGGAAAGTAGCTTTGCTTTGGAAAGAAAGCAGTGCTTTGTCTATTACTGCTGTTTTCTCACTTGCCCCAGGATGCCCCTTCTGATAACAGCATTCAACATTCCTTCGGGAAACGACCTATTCCTAGCTCAATCCACATGGTTAAAACTAGACTGACCACTCCAGAGGTAAGCAAATGACTCACCCAAGCATAGTCAATCACCACTGTAGCCTGCTGTCCAGATTGGTTCAGGGATGGATATGATCCAAGCCCAGCCAATCAACCAGGCCAAGTACTTGTGATAaaatcaaaaagaacaaagaactttCTTTCCTCAGGGATTATTAAATCCTAAGGATATAAGCCTGGAAGTACCTTGGCCACTATATTGAGAAATTATGCCCATgaatgaaagcagagaagaaaatagagCGAGTTCAAGTGCAAGAGCCAGTTTATTCCTAGACTTAACAGTTATATGAGCTAAAAAttccaattttctctttttaaaaatcagatcaaATGTACCCTCTGTACAGTTCcatgaattttaacaaacatcCAGTCGTGTAACCACCAGCATAATCAAGATTTAGTTTCATAACTCTCCGCAAATTCCCTCAGGCCCCTCTGTACTCAATCCTTTCTTGTACTTCCAATCCCAACAACCATGGATCTGATTTCTGTCcttttagttttgccttttccagaatatcatataaatggaatcatacatccTCTTGAacctggcttcttttatttagtataatgtatttgagattcatctatacTACTGCATATAttagtagttcatttctttttactcctgaatagtattctgttgtgtgaatataccacagtttgtttatattttcactgGATGAAAGGTATTTGCAGTGCTTCCACTTTGggcgattatgaataaagctaaaCATCTGTGTACCAACTGATTTCTGTGTAGAtatgttattatttctctttgatAAATACCTAGCAGGAGTATTGCTAAATCAtaccttaaatgtatattttactgtgtaagaaaactgccaaactcttttccaaagtggctgtaccattctcaccagcagtgtatgagaattctaGTTGTTCCACCGTCAGGTTTTGAGATtcaattaatattaatgaaaagcataagatcttatttttctcaaaaagtaACTTGGCTTTCAAAAAGTTGAGATTGTGATATGGAAAGAAACTCTAAATTTTCAAAAGCCTAACAGTCATTTCTTTACAAGTAAAGTACAGGGTAAGTTGGTAGATAAATGCTAATGAAATCTAAATCTTTGTATTTAACACTGGGAACATGGTTAAATGATTCAGAAGATCCTGGATTTAAGTGTAtatccagttttcaacaacatTAAGCATTTTTTTGACCACTAGTATCTTcataagtagaaaataaatatttaggttCTCTTTtgatgaacaaagaaaagaaattcctaTAGGAATCTTAATCTTACCTCTAGATCAGTTTCCATAAAATCAAAGACAAGGCTAATGTTAGATTTATGTCCAAAAGCATCAAGGAGCtgcaaaacaaaattgaaaaaaaaaaataaaaataaaaatgtgatttgctGTTAAATACTTGACAGTATTATTCcaacaaagtaatttttaaaaatttaaacaagcaTTTGGAGTTGATAATTCCCTGTAAAGTTTAAGTATTTTTTTGGTAGGAATTAGTACTTTGAGGCACAAAAATACTaaacttgattattttttaaaaaaatcactaaatacttaccttttccccccaaattctgGGAGTTATAATTAAGAAATGACTGATGAACACCTCACCCTAATCACCAATTCAGAATAATTCTGACTTAAGAAAATCCTATAAATCACAGTGGCAGCTATCATTCACTGAATGAGTGCATTCTCTAAACCAGGCACTATTCCaggtactttacatgtatttataattaGCTAGTCTCCcaacaaccctataaggtaggGACTATGGCACAGAGCTGTGAGGGAACTAGATCAAGGGTCTTACACATGCTAGAGCTCTCTAGGCTTCAAAGTGACTTCTGACAAAGTTAACCTGTATGCCAATGTTTATTTTATCAGTTATATAGTTTTAAAGACACTGTCTACAGGAACAATTTGGGCAGAAAATACATTTCAGCCTGATTAACTTTTAGTCTTTTTTACAAGGCTTGCCTAGAACAATTCATTTTGTTGAGCCCAGTCAACATACCACATTCAAAAAAGGCAGGGTCCCAAATCCCAGAAACAACTTACATCATACTCACACCAATTATATTTGGATGACTTAGCTCCTGTAATAATTTTATCTCTCTTAAGGCTGTTCTGTTTATACCTacataaaaagacaaagcaaaaagtgaaaaacaattcTCAAATCTCAAATCTCTCACAAACATTTGTTTGGGAAAGGTTAGTCTCTCAGGAAATAGCAATGAATATTCTATAGAAAAGTCAGGGCTATTTTGACAAATTTAATgacatctgtttttctttaatattgctttatttttaaaatagcttacaCAGACTATGATAAATGCTGAAAAAAGTATTCACTTTACCTGTAGCATATCAGATCTAAAGACTGCTTGAATAATATGTGTAAGTGTACAGCATATAGACACGAAGTCAATAGATTCCCTTCTCTTGCCCTATGAATACTGGCAGTAGATTCTTTACGCTAACAGCAGACTAGTGATAAGACAGTATCTTTCTCAATGCAAAGGATagaactcaaaattaaaaataacatctggTACTAGTTGTTACACAGACAATATAGGTCCTTTTTACAGGACCCATTTCTTGATGTCTAAACAGGACTTAGCATTCTAGCAAACAAGGCTCTGGAAGAGGGATAAAGAAATTTTTTCCTCCATATATCTATTTCACAGTGAGCTTTGTGTATTTCCATCAAGGTGTATCCTGAATTTTCAAAGTAATTAGaagctcagaaaaaaacaatggcTTATAACACCCAAAACAATAATGAAGACAGCAAGACAAGCCATTAATAACCTTGCTGCCCTCCATTTACTAAGGTGATCTGAATGATCTTCTCTATACCCAAATGGTAGAAATCACAAATGTCCTGTCTCTATCCTGAGTCTATCTTTACTCTTCTGGGACCCTGTAATAACTCTACCCAGGACCATTGTTAACACCAATGAATACTTTGCTCATTTCCTCAGtgggaataaaaacctttcctgTTCTGTCAAATAATACGAAATACTTACCATCTTTAGCTTCTGATCTATGTCCAAGTTTGATCTGGTAGAGGAAAATAAAACgaacacattaaaaatgtgttaaattatttagatttaatgcatatgtataaaaatatgcaCTTCAAAAACTTAGCTACAGCAAAAACATGTAACAACTCATGTAGTTAGTAGGCAGGAGGAGTGGGAATCATGAATCAGAAAGGCAAATGCAATACAAGGATCAAGTACCTACCACTCCTTGCCCCTTAAGTTTTTGAATTACATGTTCAAAACCACTCAAGAAATGATATAAccatattatttaaagaaaaggaagtaaatacTAGAGGAAATAGTTGTAAGAGTTAAAAGTGATTGCTCTGAGGAGTGAAAACTAGGGGCAGGAGTCAGGCATGTTAAAAAGCCTTGCCCTACTAATTGCCTTTTCAAATCACAAAGatgtattatttgaaataaaaattaaacgtAAAAGGAGATTGCACTATTGTTATCGAACAGAAAAAGTTGGCTCTGCTAGCACCGGGTGGACAAAACACTAAACACAGAGAACTGCAGTGGGGAAAGACtggctattttattatgaatggcaCCACCCAGGAGAATAGGAAGCTAATGCTCAAAAACCCTGATGGTGTGTAGGTTACAGGTTATATAGGGCAAAATTGCAAGACACTGTGGGTTAGGGGTTCAGAGTCATGTTGAACGCTGCCTGGTGAGAGGTGAGGTAaggtaataaatcatttcttcaagtcttgaggacagctctgatgtctCTCTGCTTCCTCATTATATATATGCTCTGGCATCTCTGTCTAGTTTCACAGAAAAGTAGGCAGGGGGTTGTTCCAAACCTTTAGGGctctcaggagctgaaacataacttaagTCGATATTATCTTTAGCTCAACAGAAACCCATACCTTGTGATTCTTAGTCAAGGTATGCCCACTATTTCTGGCTGCCTCAGGGGGTTAATGACTAGTAAGGGAAAGGGCTACGGCTTACAGGACATGCTATGAAGAAACGAAATAGAGTGCTGGGGCTACATATTAAATCAAAACCATACATTCAATCAGGAATCTCGGGTTTCACTATGAGTCACCTTCAAGGAGTGAAAGTCTATTGCAGAGAAACAGGATGGATTGTACCCTAATTTATGTTTAAAGCAAGCAAGCGAGCAAACAAAACCCACTAGGACTTTCAGACAACTGTAGAACTCAATATGCCAACAGTTTGAAGAGATTACATCCTTCAGTGAAGTCAATACATTTCTAATGAGTGTCTACGAATGTACTAGTCATAGTCCTAAAGATAATTCGAATGgaagtaaacaaacaataaatttatAGATAAGAGGATTTCAGATtttgataaatgctatgaagataGAGAAATATGGCAAAGAACCCTAGGGAAGGATGGAGGCATGCCTCTTTTAGCTAGAGTGACCAGCAAAAGCTTCTAGGTGGAGGAGATATTTGAGTGAAACCTAAATAAGGAATCAGCCATGCCAAGTTTTAGAGGAAAAATGTATTACCCAGAAGGCAGAGCAAATGCAATGATCCTGGAATTGGAATGAATTTAATGTGTTCAAGAAACAAAAAGGTCAGTTGGCTAGAATACAGCCAACCGGGAGTAGAACTGAAAAGATAACTTTAGAAAGCgttgggagatttaaaaaaaagagaaataaaaagggttGGGAGAATTAAGGGTTTTACAAAGGAGCAGCTATAGTGCTCGGTTACagaacataaaatggaaaacgagataagtcagaaaaagtaaagCAGATAACAATGGCAGGAATAATTGTGCCAAGGAAGAGAGGGAACTAGGTGTTAAATGAATGAGGTAGATATGCTTCAAAGGAGTTTGGGattttgaagaagaaacagattcAAAGTAGCAACAGGAACAAAGTAGCAATACAAAGGTGGAAGTCACCTACTCCACGGATAGGCCTTGAGATGTGAGAAAAACAACCTTTCCTTGAGAgggttattgattttttttaaagattttattggggaaggggaacaggactttattggggaaccttctgtacttccaggactgtctccaagtcaagttgttgtcctttcaatcttagttgtggagggtgaagttcagcaccaggtccagttgctgttgttagttgcagggggcagagaccaccatcccctgtgggagtccaggagttgaactggcagccttgtggttgagagcccactggcccatgtgggaatcgaaccggcagccttgggctttaggagcacagagctccaactgcctgagccaccgggccggctggGGTTATTGATTTTTGTAGTATGGGAAAGGGCAATCAACCTGGCAGCAGGACTTAAATCCTAGCTTTAGCAATTACCATCCATCTGTATCATCTTGAAAGTCacctaccgtgttttcctgaaaataagacctagccggaccatcagatCTCATGAGTTTTtctgagcaaaaattaatataagacctggtcttattttactataaggccaggtataatataatataatataatataatataatataatataatataataccgggtcttacattaatttttgctccaaaagacgcattagagctgatggtccagctaggtcttattttcggggaaacacgatactcTCTCAGCCTCAGGTACCTGAAGTGTAAAATAGAGACATTTACTTTACCTATTTCCGCAAGGCTgttttgagggttaaatgaaaaAACGTAGGtgaaagtgcctggcatataaagTTACCTAATACGCCCTAAGTTTCTTgaatgaatgcaaataaaaataagctacttaaatcatttttaaaaatgcacgcACATCAATGTTGTTCATGTTGGTGCAAGCCTTTCATGATaaatctgtactcagaaaatatgGATATGATAGATACATAGAGTGGATGCAGGTGAGGCAAATAGGGAATATCATGATATTAAATAGTTTGAGGACCCAGCAGATTGGCAGTACTCATCCCCTTTGCCAAAGACTGAGTTGAATAAAGCAAACATAACATActgcttccttttcatttcaacagaaaaaaatatttcaactcGAGCTCCATTTTGGAACACAGGACACTAATAAATTCTTCTTCCTATGAAAATGACAtaagtaattttcaaataaaattaagactcaaataaaacaaaacaaacccctgTAACTCACTTTCTTAATGGCGACTATTTGGTTGGTGTTCTTGTCTCTGGCCTTGTAAACCGTAGCAAactagagaaaaaacagaaataacgTAAGTTTgtggcaagttttttttttcgTGTTTGCCTTTTTACTTTAGATTTTGGGAAGCAAAGAACCCAGGGTTCTTGGAGCGGACTTTCGGCGGCTTGAAACGTACAGGTAGTTGGGCTGTCCAGGTCCCGTTCCTCTCTATCATTCAGAAAGGGGAAGGCCGCTCAGGGCTCAGCTCCAGGCTGTGGAGGGGCAACAGCTGCCTCTGGGCAGTCTCGGCCAAAGAGCACGAGTAGCCAGGCCAGTGCTCGGGCTTCCACGAGAAAACCTGTGAAGGTGTGAGGCGGCTCCACGGACTCCGCTTCGCACCCCCGACTCCCCGATAGCCTCACCTGGCCCTCCCCGAGGAAGTCCAATTTTTCATAACGCTTCGCTCGCGACTTCACGTCCACAGCCATCTGTCACGCGAACCCCGACTCCAGCTGAAAAGGGCGAGCTCCCAAGACAGCAGGAGTTTAAAGCTACCTTAAAGCCTCCAACAGTCACTTCCGTTCACTAGGCTCCGACGCTTTGTTAGCTCCGCCCCCACTTCCGGGATGGGCGTGGGTGCTGTTAAATAAGTCCCGCCCGAGCCCACCCAATAGAAGGCAGGGATCGTTGGCTTTTCCGCGTCGCTCCCCGCCCTGTCACGTGATCGCCCGTTGGTGCCGGAAGTGGGGTGTTTTCGGTGGTGGTTACCTGTGTCACTTTTTTACCGTTTTAACTTAGGTATTTTCTTCACTACCGGGGACCGGTCAGCGTTCTATGATGTTCCGAGTTCGGGGTTTGATAGGTATGTATGAGTATGATAGGGTTGGTCCGcctgatttctctttctggttcGCGCTAAAGGGTTCTGTCGCACCGTTACTGTGGACGCCTAGCCCGGCAATCTCAGGATATTAGAGCGCGCCCAGTTCTTAAGGGCTGCTCAAGAAGCATTCTTACTTAGTCTAGTCTCTTTATGAAAAAGCACGCCTAGGCAAACAAAATCCAAGTCAACTTTAGAATTTTGTGCTGTGGAACAGATTTCTGGTCATCAGTTTTGTACTCTGTAACGTGGAAATAATTGACCACATACATCATAGGctgttgtgaggcttaaatgagacaTGCAGAGTTTGGATATATAGTAAGTGCTTATTAAGTGTTAACTGTGATCAGTACTCAAATTTTGATTCTCATAAGATTTGCATCCAAAtcaaacacaatttatttattcagtgagtatttattgattgcttactatgtgccacttTGTTGTATTCTGAGACATCagcaggaaaaaagacaaagattccTGCATTCAAACAGGAGTAcataacaaataagtaaaatgttgTGATACATAGCGATACGTGCTATAGAGATAATAAAGCAGGGAAAGAGGAGATATTAGGGTTTGCAGTTTTAAATACGGTGAGACAAGGAAGACATCACTGAAAAGCCACTGCAGAATTTTGAGCAGACAagtgatatgatatgatttcGTGTTTTAAAAGTTAACTCTGGCTGTTCTGAGAGACTATACCATAGACTTGGGGGTAGGGGGGAggtgaagaaaagcaagaaagccACTTAAAGAATTATGGCAGTAATCCAGAGGGTTTTATTAGGCGGTACCAGTTTTGGCTTCTAGCCAATAGGATTTGCTGACAGACTGGATATGGGGTGGGGAGTTGGAAAGCATAATTCCAAGGTTTTGTGCTAGACCATTGGATGTTTCTGAGTCGAGATCCTGATTTTCAGAGGTATGTTGCAGAAGGCAAAAACAATACCAAGGCTCATAATTTAGTCAAGGCAATATAGTGTGAAGGTTGAGTCCTTGCTCTGGATCCAGATGGTCTCCATTGACTACTGACCGAAGCATTAGATTTATGACTTGGGCTAATTACACTTTCTTCCCAGTTTCCTTCTCGAATAGGACCTATTCATTGGGTTGCTGCAAGGCTTAAATGACTTCACACTTCAAAAACCCTTAGAAAAGTGTCTGACAGTGCTCAATTTATGTTAGCTATTACATAATTATTCTTGGTTAACTTCCAGCTTGGTCACTACTTGGGTCTTTATCGAGCTCTGATATGTTCACAGGCAAAATTCTTCTACAatgcagaaaacacatttttaccaCTTCTATCTCATAATTGTGGCAAGTCATACTTAATGATACATGTCTGACTTAGGCTAAAGTTCCTTCTGAAAGAGCACTGTAATAACAACCTCACGTGTAGTAGAAATAAGCTAAATAGTGAGCTAAATTTGATGGTACACCTCTGGGGCTTGAGGTTCCCAAGTGTGCCACGGCATATAAATTGATAATCACTATATTATACCATGCTGCTGAGAAGTAAATTCCTATATGGGGGTACTTAAAATAGGGTAGCAAAGGTGTTTAGGTGATTTTCTGGGTTCATTAAGTCATTGTACATATAAAATACCATTCAGCATCTGTATAGCATTTTAGTTTACAAAGCAATTTCACACACTGGTAGTAGCCAGCTTCCAAGATGGCTGCAATTATTCTTGCTTTCTGGTATTAATGCACTTGTGTAGTTTCCTCCCACAATTAAACAGTCTAAGtgtgaccaatagaatatggcagaagtgagtGTGTCTAACTTCTGAGTCTAGATCATAAAAGGCCTTGCTGCTTCTGCCTTGTACACTTAGATGATTTGCTTTGGGGGAAGTCAGCCATCATGTTATAAATTCACCCAGgcagccctatggagaggccTCTGCCATAAGCTAGCATCAGCTTGGCAGCCATGTTAGTGAGCCACCTTGGAGGTAGATCACCCAGCCCCAGTCAAGACTACACATAAATGCAGCCCCAGGGAGCATCTAATTGCAACCTCACGAGACATACTGAGCATAAGTGCCCAGCCAACCTGCCCAAGAATTCCTGATCCAGAGAAACCAAAAGGTATTGTTGTCTTTAGCCATTAAGTTTTGGGTGACGTGTTACAAAGTAATAGACAATATACTAATTTGATCCTATCTGTCACACACTGTAAAGTACTGGAGAGGAAAACCTAAACTTGGACGAACAAAGCAATTTGTTAATGATTACATACATTTAATTGCTTAacccaaaaatgaaaatacaggctACTTACTCTAAGCCAAGCCAGAATTCTATGACACCATCCTCCTTGGGAGCTCATTCTATGACAGCAATTTCCACTGGCATGCCTTTTTGCCACACCTAGACTTACAAATTCtgtaaaaatgatgtattttttttcattgtgagtTTCATGGCAGCAGCTATAGTAAAGGTAGACCTCAGAAAGTTCCAGTATTGGGGTTTCTAACTGCTCGTCTACAGTATTACTCAAGCCACTCTTTATTACTTGAACCCACTGTTTCTGAAAGCAAAAAATTTGCTTTGGGCTTCCTTTTACTGAAATGCAAGAGCtaaggagaggaaagaatagtgctagtttttaagaaaattttctaaataaaatttttaaataataaaaataaatcatgaatcAGGTATTTTTCATGAGTCACCAAAACAGCTTATTGCTAGCACCAACCCCCTATCTTATATTTGAGTAGGGCAACATTTATACTAGGTCACAACACAAGAGATGCAGACAAA is part of the Rhinolophus sinicus isolate RSC01 linkage group LG03, ASM3656204v1, whole genome shotgun sequence genome and harbors:
- the CDK7 gene encoding cyclin-dependent kinase 7 isoform X1, producing MAVDVKSRAKRYEKLDFLGEGQFATVYKARDKNTNQIVAIKKIKLGHRSEAKDGINRTALREIKLLQELSHPNIIGLLDAFGHKSNISLVFDFMETDLEVIIKDNSLVLTPSHIKAYMLMTLQGLEYLHQHWILHRDLKPNNLLLDENGVLKLADFGLAKSFGSPNRAYTHQVVTRWYRAPELLFGARMYGVGVDMWAVGCILAELLLRVPFLPGDSDLDQLTRIFETLGTPTEEQWPDMCSLPDFVTFKSFPGIPLQHIFIAAGDDLLALIQGLFLFNPCTRITASQALKTKYFSNRPGPTPGCQLPRPNCPVETLKEQTNPSLATKRKRTEALEQGGLPKKLIF